Genomic window (Candidatus Methylacidiphilales bacterium):
TCCCTCGCGGTATAAGAAGTCGCCATGTCCGCTTCCAAACAACCCCAGCCTTCCCCCAATGCCGCCACGGTCATCAGCCTGAATGATGTCGCGGAGCGTTACCTTCAAGTTTACCAGCGGCTCTTCGACATCGCCTGCTTCTGCCTGGCCAGCTTCCGCAAGATCAACGAGGAAGACTACGACCAGATGGCCCAGCAAAGTTCCGTCATGCCCAAGATCCAGAGCCGGATGGATTTTGAACGCGCCAAGGATGCGACCCAATTTTGGATGGCGCGCAACACACTTTCGGAAGCCCTCTCGACCATTGTCCCGCTTCTGGAGGATTGCCGCACCGTTTGCGCGCTTTGCGATTACAAAATGACCGGCAAGGCCGACCCCGCCCTCGTGGAAAAAATCACGGGCCCGGACCGCCAGCAATTCCTGCAACTTCCGATTCCCGAAAAATTCGCCCAGTTGAAGAAAAAATACGGCATTGAATCCGAGTTGGAAGATCACGTGCAGTCACTGCTGGACCTGACCAAGGCGCTTGTATTGAAAGACGGCAAGCTCACGAATGAGGAAGCCAGGAACGGCAAGCTCACGCTCAAACTCAGAATGATCACCGTCATGCAGGCGCCCGCGCAGTCGCAGGGCGGCGAACCCATTCTCGGCCTGACCCGCCGCATGACCGACCATGTCCGCGACATCGCGGTTGGGGATAAGATCGAACTCAGCCGCGCGGAAGCGATTGGCGGGTTGATCACCATCGCCGGATTCCTGGCCACCATGCTTCAAGGCGTGCAGGCGTATGCCAAGAAAGTCGGCGCGTCGGAATAACTCCTTATCGAGGGGCCTTCGGAATAATGTCGATGCCCTTTAGCCCGAAAAAGGCGGCGGACGCCAGCAAATGCCGGTCGTGCGAATAAATTTCCCGAAAGCCCTGTTCGGAAGCGCATGTCAGGTGAAGGGCGTCCGCGCTTCTGCAATAGACGTTAGGCGGCAGTGTTTGGAGGCGGGCGCAGGCGGAACTTATCAATGCGTTTGAAACTGGAAAATAAGTCCAGACCTCCTGGGCGTCATCCTGTGCGAAAAAACTTAATGCTTTTTGGAGGCCTTCCGCATCTATCGCATTTTCGCGCTGGTGTCGTTTAAAGGCCGCGACACATTCGATTTTTGCCAGCGAAAGGCTGCAACAGCCGCGGGCCTTTTGAACCAATTTCAAAACTTCAGCGGAACCGTGTTCCAACAGATAGCAGCGCACGATATAGTTGGAATCGAGATAGATCATCCGCGATCACGGTCTTCCGAGATTATTTTCGAGGAGTCCATGCTGCCGGGTTTGACGCGCACAAGTTCTTTCAGCGTGCGGCGCGGAAAGGAGCGCCCGGCCAATTGGCTGCCGTTGGCGGACTGTAAAATGGCGATCCGTTGTCCCCGCTCGGTGACCGCAAGAGGTTCCGTCTGGGCGCTGCGGACATAATGTCCCGTCCGGGTATGGAGCTCGCGAATTGAAATCGTTTTCATGTGTCCAATGTGACACATTGAATGCAGAAAGTCAATCTGCAGTAGCTTGGGCGTCCCGCCCAAGGCTTTTTATTTTTTAGGAATAGCCGACGAAGTTGTTGCAGTCGGCAGAGGCGGGGGTTCGGGCGGCTTGGGCATTTCAATGACCAGCCTGAATCCATACACCGGCAGTTGCAGATCGGGCACATTCCCGATCCGGTTGGAGAGCAGCAGATCGCCCGGATCTTTCATCCGCCAGGACGCCCCGCGCAGGATGCGGTAATCAGGCGAACGATTGTAGGTGTCCTCGCACCATTCCCAGGCGTTGCCGCCCAGGTCAAAGAACCCCAATTTGTTCGCCGGAAAACTCCCGACCGGCGATGTGTAGGGGTATTTGTCCACCTGCAAACTGGGCGAATAATTGCCGCAGCCGGGCGGAGGCGGCCAGTCTTTGCCCCAGGGATAAAGCGCGTTGTCTTCGGCTGCATAGCCCGTTTCCTCACCAGACGGAGACAGCCCCGCCGCACGGCTCCATTCGATATCGCTGGGCAGGCGATAAAACCAGTCGGCCGGCAGTTTGCCCGAGGCATGCTCCACTCCCGTCAGCCAATACGCGAAGGCCTTGGCGTCCTCCCAACTGATGTTGACCGCAGGATCGTTGGGGGTTTGGACGAACGGCGGTTTGGTGCATTTACGGCCGGTGGCGGAGACGAAAGCATTGTAATCGCTGACCCGGCATTTCCAGATGCACATGAGGACGGAGGTGCCGGGCACCTTTTTGAAGTGCAGGCCCATGCTGTTATCGAAATCATTGGTTTCCGCGCCGGCGAGCTTTGCGCAGAGCAGCGGAATCAGGAGCAGGGTTGACAAAAATCTTGGCATGGTTAGATAAGAAACATTTCCAAGGGGTTTTGGTCAATAGCGTAATCCCGGCCCCATCATTTTATTTATGCCGTCATCACCCGCACCTTCCAACGCCGCGCTCATGGTGGCGCTGGAC
Coding sequences:
- a CDS encoding type II toxin-antitoxin system VapC family toxin, producing the protein MIYLDSNYIVRCYLLEHGSAEVLKLVQKARGCCSLSLAKIECVAAFKRHQRENAIDAEGLQKALSFFAQDDAQEVWTYFPVSNALISSACARLQTLPPNVYCRSADALHLTCASEQGFREIYSHDRHLLASAAFFGLKGIDIIPKAPR
- a CDS encoding SUMF1/EgtB/PvdO family nonheme iron enzyme, which encodes MPRFLSTLLLIPLLCAKLAGAETNDFDNSMGLHFKKVPGTSVLMCIWKCRVSDYNAFVSATGRKCTKPPFVQTPNDPAVNISWEDAKAFAYWLTGVEHASGKLPADWFYRLPSDIEWSRAAGLSPSGEETGYAAEDNALYPWGKDWPPPPGCGNYSPSLQVDKYPYTSPVGSFPANKLGFFDLGGNAWEWCEDTYNRSPDYRILRGASWRMKDPGDLLLSNRIGNVPDLQLPVYGFRLVIEMPKPPEPPPLPTATTSSAIPKK